The following are encoded together in the Mumia sp. Pv4-285 genome:
- a CDS encoding DUF2182 domain-containing protein, protein MSTATFVVRTHWYHPEWCAVVISAAAWAGLLVVAAGEPGRLLGSAEVHPPLHAGAHAAVMAAAMMVPFVLPQVAHVAQSSFWSRRYRAALGYLVGYLVVWTLVATASIVLGGLLVSAIGWRPAIVAGFAVAVSAYLLPARRRLVRQCAMTVPLAPRGWKADRDCVLYGVATARRCVATCWVVMTAVMIGHGLIAMAAATVLGVVERRRGGTVPRVEGALVVVGLGLLSFALSYGVGGSSSPGVPVEHDHIH, encoded by the coding sequence ATGAGCACCGCGACCTTCGTCGTACGAACCCACTGGTACCACCCCGAGTGGTGCGCCGTCGTGATCTCCGCGGCGGCATGGGCAGGGCTGCTCGTGGTTGCAGCGGGGGAGCCGGGGCGGCTGCTCGGCTCGGCCGAGGTCCACCCACCCCTGCACGCCGGGGCGCACGCGGCAGTGATGGCTGCGGCGATGATGGTGCCGTTCGTCCTGCCGCAGGTGGCCCACGTGGCGCAGTCCAGCTTCTGGTCGCGGCGCTACAGGGCGGCGCTCGGCTACCTCGTCGGCTACCTCGTGGTCTGGACGCTCGTCGCGACCGCCTCGATCGTCCTCGGCGGTCTGCTCGTCTCGGCGATCGGCTGGCGGCCGGCGATCGTGGCCGGCTTCGCCGTCGCGGTGTCCGCGTACCTGTTGCCGGCGCGTCGGCGTCTGGTCCGCCAGTGCGCGATGACGGTGCCGCTCGCACCCCGCGGCTGGAAGGCCGATCGCGACTGCGTCCTCTACGGCGTGGCGACTGCGAGGCGGTGTGTCGCGACCTGCTGGGTCGTGATGACCGCGGTGATGATCGGGCACGGACTCATCGCCATGGCCGCCGCGACGGTGCTCGGGGTGGTCGAGCGACGACGCGGCGGGACCGTCCCGCGGGTGGAGGGCGCGCTCGTCGTGGTCGGCCTGGGACTCCTCTCGTTCGCCCTCTCGTACGGCGTCGGCGGGTCCTCGTCGCCGGGCGTGCCCGTCGAGCACGACCACATCCACTGA